From Xyrauchen texanus isolate HMW12.3.18 chromosome 9, RBS_HiC_50CHRs, whole genome shotgun sequence, the proteins below share one genomic window:
- the LOC127649249 gene encoding uncharacterized protein LOC127649249 gives MDLLPLFVLLLLCVVHQTLAIVLVKNTESRNLFTERACCRRQSHVIYIGKDISGSPVNVDVGACKTHCGQSARSTSFEAGLWATKYSSMLDFLRSKKMRRLAPSSSDPFSAPPSCSLSATCEPAGVRVDRVMLYEGLRAVEIIEECHCEAKMSQCVRAPALKTYYSQTPYETVIDVGKCVGLKGALEGLSCIPTKFDSALIETPNKVELIQKVARCELIEGCYRIPYVEYHYETTYNNDRVKVENLREIDVGRCLGSCTSGSRCLLRSGSNLGECLLWAEGRGNACVPHDYESHTFLSQHGQIRTILAITSCLCQS, from the exons ATGGATTTACTGCCACTGTTTGTGCTTCTCCTGCTCTGTGTTGTCCATCAAACCC TTGCAATTGTTCTAGTTAAAAACACAGAATCTAGAAACCTGTTTACAGAGCGCGCATGCTGCAGACGCCAGAGTCACGTGATTTACATCGGCAAAG ATATTTCTGGCAGTCCTGTGAATGTCGATGTTGGCGCGTGTAAAACGCATTGTGGCCAATCAGCGCGCTCTACGTCATTTGAGGCGGGTCTTTGGGCCACTAAATATTCATCAATGCTCGATTTCCTGCGGAGCAAAAAG ATGAGGCGGCTGGCTCCTTCATCTTCAGACCCCTTCAGCGCCCCCCCGTCCTGCAGTCTGAGCGCCACATGTGAGCCTGCTGGGGTTCGAGTGGACAGAGTGATGCTTTATGAAGGCCTCCGAGCAGTTGAAATCATTGAAGAATGCCACTgcgaggccaaaatgagccagtGTGTGCGAGCACCAGCTCTTAAGACGTACTACTCTCAAACCCCATATGAGACTGTTATAGATGTGGGCAAATGTGTGGGGTTAAAAGGTGCACTGG AGGGATTGTCCTGCATACCCACTAAGTTTGATTCGGCCCTCATTGAAACTCCAAACAAAGTGGAGTTGATCCAGAAAGTAGCTCGATGTGAATTAATAGAGGGGTGTTACCGTATCCCATATGTGGAGTATCATTACGAGACGACATACAACAATGACAGAGTCAAAGTAGAAAACCTTAGG GAAATAGATGTGGGTAGATGTTTGGGGAGCTGCACCTCAGGGAGCCGCTGTCTTCTCAG GAGTGGGTCGAATCTGGGCGAATGCTTGCTGTGGGCTGAAGGACGGGGCAACGCTTGTGTTCCACATGACTACGAGAGCCACACTTTCCTGAGTCAACACGGCCAAATCCGCACCATTCTGGCCATCACTTCCTGTCTATGCCAGTCTTGA
- the admp gene encoding anti-dorsalizing morphogenic protein gives MLPAAIWISMVGLAISRPSLNYVESEPEEVRSEAIKRLLEVFGMDDPPAALVRGHKEPPQYMLDLYNTVADVDGVTKDPTLLEGNTVRSFFDKLHSEQIEFLFNLSTVAKSEKILTAELHIFKLRPQASLTFNRHHFCQVSVYQVLDSNKKNVSQGKKLLSSRLVPIHSTGWEVFTITQAVKSWMSDEGSNFGLLVTVRTLAGLQVDLKTVRFSSGRHHHHSKQPMLVLFTDDGRRAASLEGTSKGADDSRAGPSLPFPSLPLPPANRRIARSSDDDESGEKIPCQRQPLYVDFEEIGWSGWIVSPRGYNAYHCKGSCPFPLGQNMRPTNHATVQSIINALKLTKGIEMPCCVPDKLFSINLLYFDDDENVVLKQYDDMVAGSCGCH, from the exons ATGTTGCCTGCAGCCatctggatctccatggtggGACTCGCCATCAGCAGACCCTCTCTGAATTACGTGGAAAGCGAGCCTGAAGAAGTGCGTTCAGAGGCGATTAAAAGGCTTCTGGAGGTGTTTGGGATGGACGACCCTCCCGCAGCTTTGGTTCGGGGGCACAAAGAGCCTCCTCAGTACATGCTGGACCTTTATAACACCGTCGCGGATGTGGATGGAGTCACCAAAGACCCAACGCTCCTGGAGGGAAACACGGTCCGAAGTTTCTTCGATAAAC TGCACAGTGAACAAATTGAGTTTCTCTTCAACCTGTCTACGGTTGCCAAAAGCGAGAAGATCCTCACAGCCGAACTCCATATTTTTAAGCTCAGACCACAAGCATCACTAACTTTCAACAGACATCACTTCTGTCAG GTCAGTGTGTATCAGGTTCTTGATAGCAACAAAAAGAACGTCTCACAAGGGAAGAAGCTGCTCTCATCCAGGCTGGTCCCCATCCACTCCACTGGCTGGGAAGTTTTTACCATTACTCAAGCT GTGAAATCTTGGATGTCAGATGAGGGCAGTAATTTCGGTCTCCTGGTCACGGTGAGGACTCTGGCAGGCCTTCAGGTTGACCTGAAAACTGTGCGTTTCTCATCAGGCCGTCATCACCACCACAGCAAACAGCCGATGCTGGTTCTCTTCACCGATGACGGTAGACGAGCAGCGTCTCTGGAGGGCACCTCTAAAG gTGCAGATGATTCTCGTGCTGGTCCCAGTCTTCCGTTTCCAAGTCTTCCTCTGCCACCAGCCAACCGCCGTATCGCTCGTTCCTCCGATGATGATGAAAGTGGAGAGAAGATACCATGCCAGCGTCAGCCTCTCTACGTCGACTTTGAGGAGATCGGTTGGTCCGGGTGGATCGTATCTCCTCGTGGCTACAACGCCTACCACTGCAAAGGTTCCTGTCCATTCCCCCTGGGCCAGAACATGAGACCAACTAACCATGCCACCGTGCAGTCTATAATCAATGCCCTCAAGCTGACCAAGGGCATCGAGATGCCTTGTTGTGTACCAGACAAACTCTTCAGTATCAACTTGCTGTACTTTGATGATGACGAGAACGTTGTGTTGAAACAGTATGATGATATGGTAGCAGGTAGCTGCGGGTGCCATTGA